In Calliopsis andreniformis isolate RMS-2024a chromosome 6, iyCalAndr_principal, whole genome shotgun sequence, a single genomic region encodes these proteins:
- the LOC143180388 gene encoding trissin receptor-like isoform X1 produces the protein MQIFVGNRSVAFGTIFIPREGNRHKRIKGKGRFFFPLIPFANLVKFPGNIVEARIEENVMTRTEGDLFEQGTTRMIDTHDTIDYNARENETSINNETLPYNISLTENYIFDRTDVKAIFITLYTVVFVSCFFGNLMVIFVVTFSRRLRSITNLFLANLAVADFCVGVFCVYQTLTNYLMNSWLLGDFLCKVYMFVHALSYTASVLILVVVCIERYLAIVYPIKCRAVLTRSRLQLVVGLVWLAAAIYASPRFFYVETVRNHLMTGDVDIICIANIKKHNKNALEAVNLVFLYLVPLILMSCLYSRIAVGLWKSSAALSGPEPVTRTGNGRVRRIHASSSNVLRARRGVIRMLIAVVMMFAVCNLPQQARIIWRHWGSSYDRTSDFSTLLTLSTFLISYTNSSLNPLLYAFLSRNFRKGMRELLICKGSRGHVGGLAMGWIGGDTGTRQENGPNANPAHSSLIRLSSAQDSHAQVHSPRTATKVVKQTSREKNI, from the exons ATGCAAATATTTGTTGGAAATAGATCAGTTGCATTCGGTACCATTTTTATTCCTCGCGAGGGTAATCGACATAAAAGGATCAAGGGAAAAGGGAGATTCTTCTTTCCTTTAATACCGTTTGCGAATTTAGTGAAGTTTCCTGGAAACATCGTCGAGGCAAGAATAGAAGAAAATGTAATGACGCGCACGGAAGGGGACTTGTTTGAACAAGGCACGACTAG GATGATCGACACCCACGACACGATCGACTACAATGCCCGCGAGAACGAGACCTCGATTAACAACGAAACTCTACCATACAATATCTCCCTGACCGAGAACTACATCTTCGACAGGACCGACGTAAAAGCAATCTTTATCACACTTTACACCGTCGTCTTCGTCTCCTGTTTCTTCG GTAATTTGATGGTGATCTTCGTGGTGACGTTCTCCCGACGGCTACGCAGCATCACGAACCTCTTCCTGGCGAATCTAGCAGTGGCCGACTTCTGTGTAGGCGTCTTCTGCGTTTATCAGACGTTGACTAATTACTTGATGAATAGCTGGCTCTTGGGGGACTTCCTTTGCAAAGTGTACATGTTCGTCCACGCATTGTCCTACACAGCTAGCGTGCTGATTTTAGTGGTGGTTTGCATCGAGAGATACCTTGCTATTGTTTACCCGATCAAGTGCAGAGCCGTGCTGACCAGGAGTCGGCTGCAGCTAGTCGTGGGCCTAGTCTGGCTAGCCGCTGCGATTTACGCCTCCCCGAGGTTCTTTTACGTCGAGACGGTGAGGAACCACCTAATGACGGGTGACGTGGACATCATTTGCATAGCCAACATCAAGAAGCATAACAAGAATGCCCTCGAAGCGGTGAATCTCGTCTTCCTCTACCTTGTTCCGCTCATCTTGATGTCCTGTTTGTATTCGAGAATCGCTGTTGGATTGTGGAAGAGCAGCGCCGCTCTTAGCGGGCCTGAGCCTGTGACAAGGACTGGAAATGGCAGAGTTCGACGAATCCACGCGTCCAGTAGTAATGTCCTTCGGGCCAGACGAGGTGTTATAAG AATGTTGATCGCAGTCGTGATGATGTTCGCTGTCTGCAACCTACCACAGCAAGCACGAATCATCTGGCGACACTGGGGCTCGAGTTACGATCGGACCTCAGACTTTAGTACCCTGCTCACTTTATCTACCTTCCTGATCTCTTACACTAACTCTTCCCTGAATCCCCTGCTCTACGCCTTCCTGTCCCGTAACTTTCGGAAAGGAATGAGGGAGCTGCTGATCTGCAAGGGCTCCAGAGGGCATGTCGGTGGCTTGGCGATGGGATGGATCGGAGGAGATACAGGGACGCGGCAAGAAAACGGGCCGAACGCGAACCCTGCTCACAGTTCTCTCATCCGATTGAGCTCTGCCCAAGACAGCCACGCGCAAGTTCACAGTCCACGCACAGCTACGAAAGTTGTTAAACAGACTTCCCGCGAGAAGAATATTTAA
- the LOC143180388 gene encoding trissin receptor-like isoform X2, which produces MIDTHDTIDYNARENETSINNETLPYNISLTENYIFDRTDVKAIFITLYTVVFVSCFFGNLMVIFVVTFSRRLRSITNLFLANLAVADFCVGVFCVYQTLTNYLMNSWLLGDFLCKVYMFVHALSYTASVLILVVVCIERYLAIVYPIKCRAVLTRSRLQLVVGLVWLAAAIYASPRFFYVETVRNHLMTGDVDIICIANIKKHNKNALEAVNLVFLYLVPLILMSCLYSRIAVGLWKSSAALSGPEPVTRTGNGRVRRIHASSSNVLRARRGVIRMLIAVVMMFAVCNLPQQARIIWRHWGSSYDRTSDFSTLLTLSTFLISYTNSSLNPLLYAFLSRNFRKGMRELLICKGSRGHVGGLAMGWIGGDTGTRQENGPNANPAHSSLIRLSSAQDSHAQVHSPRTATKVVKQTSREKNI; this is translated from the exons ATGATCGACACCCACGACACGATCGACTACAATGCCCGCGAGAACGAGACCTCGATTAACAACGAAACTCTACCATACAATATCTCCCTGACCGAGAACTACATCTTCGACAGGACCGACGTAAAAGCAATCTTTATCACACTTTACACCGTCGTCTTCGTCTCCTGTTTCTTCG GTAATTTGATGGTGATCTTCGTGGTGACGTTCTCCCGACGGCTACGCAGCATCACGAACCTCTTCCTGGCGAATCTAGCAGTGGCCGACTTCTGTGTAGGCGTCTTCTGCGTTTATCAGACGTTGACTAATTACTTGATGAATAGCTGGCTCTTGGGGGACTTCCTTTGCAAAGTGTACATGTTCGTCCACGCATTGTCCTACACAGCTAGCGTGCTGATTTTAGTGGTGGTTTGCATCGAGAGATACCTTGCTATTGTTTACCCGATCAAGTGCAGAGCCGTGCTGACCAGGAGTCGGCTGCAGCTAGTCGTGGGCCTAGTCTGGCTAGCCGCTGCGATTTACGCCTCCCCGAGGTTCTTTTACGTCGAGACGGTGAGGAACCACCTAATGACGGGTGACGTGGACATCATTTGCATAGCCAACATCAAGAAGCATAACAAGAATGCCCTCGAAGCGGTGAATCTCGTCTTCCTCTACCTTGTTCCGCTCATCTTGATGTCCTGTTTGTATTCGAGAATCGCTGTTGGATTGTGGAAGAGCAGCGCCGCTCTTAGCGGGCCTGAGCCTGTGACAAGGACTGGAAATGGCAGAGTTCGACGAATCCACGCGTCCAGTAGTAATGTCCTTCGGGCCAGACGAGGTGTTATAAG AATGTTGATCGCAGTCGTGATGATGTTCGCTGTCTGCAACCTACCACAGCAAGCACGAATCATCTGGCGACACTGGGGCTCGAGTTACGATCGGACCTCAGACTTTAGTACCCTGCTCACTTTATCTACCTTCCTGATCTCTTACACTAACTCTTCCCTGAATCCCCTGCTCTACGCCTTCCTGTCCCGTAACTTTCGGAAAGGAATGAGGGAGCTGCTGATCTGCAAGGGCTCCAGAGGGCATGTCGGTGGCTTGGCGATGGGATGGATCGGAGGAGATACAGGGACGCGGCAAGAAAACGGGCCGAACGCGAACCCTGCTCACAGTTCTCTCATCCGATTGAGCTCTGCCCAAGACAGCCACGCGCAAGTTCACAGTCCACGCACAGCTACGAAAGTTGTTAAACAGACTTCCCGCGAGAAGAATATTTAA